Proteins found in one Bremerella volcania genomic segment:
- a CDS encoding M48 family metalloprotease — protein MKIGFRCRHCHQKLTISVSAAGSRQKCPRCLEEIVVPSPPSQSVSDHAGATQHQGDPLSEATSTETWKSTPQGKLRLPSQRAEHFEKCSPLRVPNFPEDGLRILKAFGPPVEKTKPTWTYKLGVAIVALVMITLPMVYFTFIGSICYATYWYFSQGQYLLFPGMVGPLPYFVGTTIGTISTVVVFFLLKPILARPANVARTRSITSQSDPMLFAFVSRVCDVVGAPFPSRIDITYDVNASASFRHGLGSILNGNDLVLTIGVPLVGSLTMRQFAGVLAHEFGHFSQGTGMRLTYIIRSISEWFARVVFQRDEWDKCLDMLCGPEFLPLSVITWPARSCVWLSRQLLRMLMNIGLLVGGFLLREMEYDADRYEARVAGSNEFAETSWRIQLASYAWLHAQSQISQLAERDILIDDVALLVRHHIASMSDAIKEQIHRDIKSGKSGLFDSHPCEAARFQNAQRENAPGIFTLEDDATKLFADFETMAKNVTWDLYCQYLRRSVKRTNLQDTQSVLMRYRIGVGTVRPWNEPDYY, from the coding sequence ATGAAGATAGGATTTCGCTGCCGTCATTGCCATCAAAAGCTGACGATTTCGGTATCCGCCGCAGGGAGCCGCCAAAAGTGTCCCCGCTGTCTGGAAGAAATCGTCGTTCCGTCTCCTCCTTCCCAGTCCGTGAGCGATCACGCAGGTGCCACGCAGCACCAGGGAGATCCGTTGAGCGAAGCGACGTCGACCGAGACGTGGAAGTCGACTCCGCAAGGCAAGTTACGTCTCCCCTCCCAACGAGCCGAGCACTTTGAAAAGTGTTCGCCTCTCAGGGTCCCCAACTTTCCGGAAGATGGTCTGCGAATTCTTAAGGCGTTCGGCCCGCCCGTCGAGAAGACCAAGCCGACGTGGACCTACAAACTAGGCGTGGCGATCGTCGCCCTGGTGATGATAACGCTGCCGATGGTCTATTTCACGTTTATCGGCAGTATTTGCTACGCGACCTATTGGTACTTTTCCCAAGGGCAATACTTACTCTTCCCAGGCATGGTCGGGCCGCTTCCTTACTTTGTGGGAACGACGATCGGTACGATTAGTACCGTCGTGGTCTTCTTTCTCCTCAAGCCGATTCTGGCACGACCCGCGAATGTGGCTCGCACGCGAAGCATCACTTCGCAAAGCGATCCGATGTTGTTCGCGTTCGTCTCGCGCGTGTGCGACGTGGTCGGTGCGCCGTTTCCCTCACGGATCGACATCACGTACGACGTGAACGCGTCGGCCAGTTTTCGGCACGGGCTGGGAAGCATCCTCAACGGAAACGACTTGGTACTTACCATTGGCGTTCCGTTGGTGGGCTCGCTGACGATGCGGCAGTTCGCTGGCGTGCTCGCGCATGAGTTCGGTCACTTCAGCCAAGGGACCGGCATGCGGCTGACCTACATCATCCGTTCGATCAGTGAATGGTTTGCCCGCGTTGTCTTTCAGCGCGACGAATGGGACAAGTGCCTGGACATGCTGTGCGGGCCCGAGTTCCTTCCGCTATCGGTCATCACCTGGCCGGCCCGATCGTGCGTGTGGCTGTCTCGGCAGTTGTTGCGAATGCTGATGAACATCGGCCTGTTGGTGGGCGGTTTCCTGCTGCGTGAGATGGAATACGACGCCGACCGGTACGAGGCCCGCGTTGCCGGAAGTAACGAGTTCGCCGAAACCAGCTGGCGTATTCAGCTTGCCAGCTATGCCTGGCTGCACGCCCAGTCGCAGATTTCGCAGTTAGCCGAACGCGATATTTTGATTGACGATGTGGCACTTTTGGTACGCCATCATATCGCGAGCATGTCGGACGCCATCAAAGAGCAGATCCACCGCGACATCAAGTCTGGCAAAAGCGGTCTGTTCGATTCGCATCCTTGCGAAGCGGCTCGTTTTCAAAACGCGCAACGCGAGAACGCTCCCGGCATTTTTACCTTGGAGGACGACGCCACGAAACTATTCGCCGACTTCGAGACGATGGCCAAGAACGTCACGTGGGACCTGTATTGTCAGTACCTCAGACGCAGCGTGAAACGGACGAATTTGCAAGATACGCAGAGCGTGCTTATGCGGTATCGAATTGGGGTGGGCACCGTTCGGCCGTGGAATGAACCCGACTACTATTAG
- a CDS encoding NIPSNAP family protein encodes MRAIHQSFGLASLLLAVVFISSADAQQRVYELRTYTTNEGKLENLHARFRDHTMELFEKQGMQNHVYWVPTDGERADNTLVYIISHENEEAAKKSWKGFLDDPEWKKVAAESEKDGKILAKRPDAIYMEPTDFSPQDFESAEQPRLFELRTYTTAEGRLPALLQRFRDGELKLFEKQGMTNVAYFTPVEMPNTLIYVVAHKDEAAMKKAWDGFRNDQEWQQLWEQSTKDGKIVIKVDRQILRPVDYSPMK; translated from the coding sequence ATGCGCGCGATCCACCAATCGTTTGGGCTGGCTAGTCTGTTGCTTGCCGTCGTCTTTATTTCTTCCGCCGATGCCCAACAGCGTGTGTACGAGCTTCGTACCTATACCACCAACGAAGGGAAGCTGGAAAACCTGCATGCCCGGTTCCGCGATCACACGATGGAACTGTTTGAAAAGCAGGGTATGCAGAACCACGTTTACTGGGTGCCCACCGATGGGGAACGAGCCGATAACACGCTGGTTTACATCATTTCGCATGAAAACGAGGAAGCCGCCAAGAAGAGCTGGAAGGGGTTCCTGGATGATCCTGAGTGGAAGAAGGTTGCCGCCGAATCGGAAAAGGATGGCAAAATCCTGGCCAAGCGTCCCGATGCCATCTACATGGAGCCGACCGACTTCTCGCCACAAGATTTCGAGTCGGCCGAACAACCACGGCTGTTCGAACTGCGTACGTATACCACGGCGGAGGGCCGTTTGCCGGCTCTGTTGCAGCGGTTTCGTGATGGTGAATTGAAGTTGTTTGAAAAACAGGGCATGACCAACGTGGCTTATTTCACCCCGGTCGAAATGCCGAATACATTGATTTACGTCGTGGCCCATAAGGACGAAGCGGCCATGAAGAAGGCCTGGGACGGTTTTCGCAACGATCAAGAGTGGCAACAATTGTGGGAGCAGTCGACTAAGGACGGAAAGATCGTCATCAAAGTCGATCGCCAGATCCTGCGCCCGGTCGATTACTCGCCGATGAAATAA
- a CDS encoding TIGR01212 family radical SAM protein (This family includes YhcC from E. coli K-12, an uncharacterized radical SAM protein.) has translation MSTTVQHGWREAGLRYYAYSWYLRQRFGERIQKVSLDAKFTCPNVDGTVAKGGCTFCDNRSFSPSRREPIRDITDQLANGMTRLKRRYKVDKFIAYFQPATNTYAAVDRLRPLYEQAIDHEKVVGLSIGTRPDCVEPDVMDLLEEFAGRTYLTVEYGMQTIHDRSLDWMNRGHHHDATVDAIERSRGRGFEICLHVILGLPHESHDDMMATAAEVARLDIDAVKIHNLYCVKNTKMADQVASGEVTLMERQDYITTLVDFLERIPANVLVERTIGDAPPDYFVGPSWCLDKSAVLRAIDDELVRRDTWQGKLCD, from the coding sequence TTGTCCACGACGGTTCAGCACGGGTGGCGCGAGGCGGGGCTTCGTTACTATGCCTACAGTTGGTATCTTCGGCAGCGATTTGGCGAGCGCATTCAGAAGGTAAGCCTCGACGCGAAGTTTACTTGCCCCAATGTCGACGGCACGGTCGCTAAAGGGGGGTGCACGTTCTGCGACAATCGCAGCTTCAGCCCAAGTCGCCGCGAGCCGATCCGCGACATTACCGATCAACTGGCCAATGGCATGACTCGCCTCAAGCGGCGGTACAAGGTCGACAAGTTCATCGCCTACTTCCAGCCAGCCACCAACACGTATGCGGCCGTCGATCGGTTGCGACCGCTCTACGAACAGGCCATCGATCACGAGAAAGTGGTTGGCCTAAGTATCGGGACGCGGCCCGACTGCGTCGAGCCCGACGTGATGGACTTGTTGGAAGAGTTCGCTGGGCGAACCTATCTGACCGTCGAATACGGCATGCAGACGATCCATGATCGTTCGCTCGATTGGATGAACCGCGGGCACCATCACGACGCGACCGTCGACGCGATCGAGCGCAGCCGGGGACGTGGTTTCGAGATCTGCCTGCACGTCATTCTGGGGCTGCCGCACGAGTCGCATGACGACATGATGGCAACCGCCGCGGAGGTCGCTCGGCTCGATATCGATGCCGTGAAGATCCACAATCTGTACTGCGTGAAGAACACCAAGATGGCCGACCAGGTCGCTTCCGGCGAAGTGACGCTAATGGAGCGGCAAGACTACATCACCACGCTGGTCGATTTCCTGGAACGAATTCCCGCCAATGTGCTTGTAGAGCGAACCATCGGAGACGCCCCGCCGGATTACTTCGTCGGGCCAAGCTGGTGCCTGGATAAGTCGGCCGTTCTGCGGGCCATCGATGACGAACTGGTCCGCCGCGATACGTGGCAAGGAAAGCTGTGCGATTAA
- a CDS encoding FHA domain-containing protein: protein MSQKFGELIPVGGGDPIPLLKKTLLVGRRESNDVVLRFANVSSNHCQLYIKQGYWFVEDQNSRNGTKVNGKRVRDTDKRIDPGNTISIAKHEYELHYDPIELGATGPPPAEVNVAEEILGKSLLERAGIGTSRRRGED, encoded by the coding sequence ATGTCCCAGAAATTTGGGGAGCTAATCCCCGTTGGCGGGGGAGATCCGATTCCTCTGCTGAAGAAGACGCTTTTAGTTGGTCGCCGCGAGTCGAACGACGTCGTCCTGCGATTCGCCAACGTCTCGAGTAATCACTGCCAGCTCTACATCAAACAGGGATATTGGTTCGTCGAAGATCAAAACAGTCGCAACGGAACGAAAGTCAACGGCAAGCGCGTTCGCGACACCGACAAACGTATCGATCCAGGCAACACGATCTCGATCGCCAAGCACGAATACGAACTGCATTACGATCCGATCGAACTCGGCGCAACCGGGCCACCACCGGCCGAAGTGAACGTTGCCGAAGAGATCCTCGGCAAGTCGCTCTTGGAACGTGCCGGCATCGGTACTTCACGCCGTCGCGGGGAAGACTAA
- a CDS encoding Dabb family protein, with amino-acid sequence MENLKQIAHNVYFTLKDKSPEAQEKLIAACKKYLTGHPGTLYFGAGILTDELNRPVNDREFQVALHVIFDCLESQNAYQVAERHLQFIEENKENWEKVRVFDSTVGS; translated from the coding sequence ATGGAAAACTTGAAGCAGATCGCCCACAACGTTTACTTCACCCTGAAAGACAAATCGCCTGAGGCTCAAGAGAAGCTGATCGCCGCTTGCAAAAAGTACCTTACTGGTCATCCTGGTACGCTTTATTTCGGCGCCGGTATTTTGACCGACGAACTGAATCGCCCGGTGAACGACCGTGAATTCCAAGTGGCCCTGCACGTGATCTTCGATTGCCTCGAATCGCAGAATGCCTACCAGGTTGCCGAGCGTCACCTGCAGTTCATCGAAGAGAACAAAGAGAACTGGGAAAAGGTTCGCGTCTTCGATTCAACCGTCGGTAGCTAA
- a CDS encoding DNA alkylation repair protein, whose product MADLEGLKARKGAVRRSEIPSNVLTALNRGQIETVNLVEFLAVDHAKLFRHTKSHLSLDEKSAKQIASTIKKLSGEGVMQRLADTGQAFHHVLEGYDNREAVYQQLASHPSDILRNWAAYMDAANVKLTFAQRLKRAKPFATDANMGVREIAWMCVRVPAADAIVSQIEKLHPFARHKNHLMRRFAIELSRPCGVWTRHITTLKERPEIAEPLLELCREDETKYVQDSVANWLNDASKTRPDFVESLCDRWLSETNSKHTQRIAHRALRTLRKKAEP is encoded by the coding sequence ATGGCGGACCTCGAAGGTCTCAAAGCCCGCAAAGGGGCCGTTCGACGGAGCGAGATTCCGTCGAACGTTCTGACGGCGCTCAACCGTGGCCAGATCGAAACGGTCAATCTGGTTGAGTTTCTCGCCGTCGATCACGCCAAGCTGTTTCGCCATACCAAATCGCATCTCTCGCTCGATGAGAAGTCGGCGAAACAAATCGCTTCCACGATCAAGAAGCTATCCGGCGAAGGGGTAATGCAGCGGCTGGCGGACACCGGCCAGGCATTTCACCACGTGCTGGAAGGGTACGACAACCGGGAAGCGGTCTACCAGCAGCTTGCCTCGCATCCTAGCGATATCCTTCGCAACTGGGCTGCTTACATGGATGCCGCCAACGTGAAGTTAACCTTCGCCCAGCGGCTGAAACGGGCTAAACCGTTTGCCACCGACGCTAATATGGGCGTGCGAGAAATTGCCTGGATGTGCGTGCGCGTGCCAGCTGCCGACGCGATCGTTTCCCAGATTGAAAAGCTGCACCCGTTTGCGCGGCATAAGAACCATCTCATGCGGCGATTCGCGATCGAACTATCTCGGCCGTGCGGCGTGTGGACCAGACACATTACCACACTGAAAGAACGCCCGGAGATCGCCGAGCCGCTGCTGGAGCTTTGCCGCGAAGACGAAACCAAGTACGTCCAAGATTCGGTCGCCAACTGGCTGAACGATGCCAGCAAGACGCGGCCTGACTTTGTGGAAAGCCTTTGTGATCGTTGGCTCTCCGAGACCAACTCGAAGCACACCCAGCGGATCGCCCACCGAGCCCTGCGGACGCTGCGAAAGAAAGCGGAACCTTAG
- a CDS encoding leucine-rich repeat domain-containing protein gives MNRFWILGIVLVALPLCVGCPTSTPTEAPNGNGGAAAAPKPAADDPEAVAALEALGGKLTKDGNGNVIRADFSAVVVENDDVFEPISKLKQLQVVKFYGAEITDDVTVFMKELTELRDVDFSNCVIEDAGISNLTNSKNLSAFGLRRTNISNKALEIIATEFPKVRYLDFRYCNIDDEGMKSVGKMKGLEVLRTEGALISDEGVAYLADLTKMRFLNLRDKKITDKGMSYLAGMKNLETLELNEVACSNEGLAHIKDCVKLKKLHLFRTKVTDDGMQYLTDMKEMEDLKFRQSPVRGEQMDKLKGMTKLKELDVSETPFVDDGVAVVATFETLESLNLWNTFITDDGLAPISKLKNLKELDLQNCALSDAGVKHLEGMTSLTSLSLKENSSISDESIPVLNSLTNLKKLTLNFTQIYDDGVEKLKEANPKLEVSF, from the coding sequence ATGAATCGTTTTTGGATTCTCGGTATTGTTCTCGTTGCTCTCCCGCTTTGTGTCGGATGTCCGACGAGCACTCCGACCGAAGCACCTAACGGCAATGGCGGAGCAGCCGCAGCACCCAAGCCAGCAGCGGACGATCCGGAAGCGGTCGCGGCACTGGAAGCGCTGGGTGGCAAGCTCACCAAGGATGGCAACGGGAACGTAATTCGTGCCGACTTTTCAGCCGTGGTGGTCGAGAACGACGACGTGTTCGAGCCGATCTCGAAGCTGAAGCAGCTTCAGGTAGTCAAGTTTTATGGCGCTGAAATCACCGACGACGTCACTGTTTTCATGAAAGAGCTGACCGAGCTTCGCGACGTGGATTTTTCCAACTGCGTGATCGAGGATGCCGGCATTTCCAATTTGACCAACTCGAAGAACCTCTCGGCGTTCGGCCTGCGGCGTACCAATATTTCCAACAAGGCGTTGGAAATCATCGCGACTGAATTCCCCAAGGTACGTTATCTCGACTTTCGTTACTGCAACATCGACGACGAAGGGATGAAGTCGGTCGGCAAGATGAAGGGTTTGGAAGTGCTGCGAACTGAAGGTGCTTTGATCAGCGACGAAGGGGTGGCCTACCTGGCCGACCTGACCAAGATGCGTTTCCTGAATCTGCGTGACAAGAAGATCACTGACAAGGGGATGTCTTACCTGGCGGGCATGAAGAACCTGGAAACGCTGGAACTGAACGAAGTGGCCTGCTCGAACGAAGGCCTGGCGCACATCAAGGATTGCGTCAAACTGAAGAAACTGCACCTGTTCCGCACCAAGGTGACTGACGACGGCATGCAGTACCTGACCGATATGAAGGAGATGGAAGACCTGAAGTTCCGCCAATCGCCGGTCCGCGGCGAACAGATGGATAAGCTCAAAGGGATGACCAAGCTGAAGGAGTTAGACGTGAGCGAAACCCCGTTCGTCGACGACGGCGTCGCCGTGGTGGCCACGTTTGAAACGCTCGAGTCGCTCAATCTGTGGAATACTTTCATCACCGATGACGGCCTGGCACCGATCAGCAAGCTGAAGAACTTGAAAGAACTGGACCTGCAGAATTGTGCCCTGAGCGATGCCGGCGTGAAGCACCTGGAAGGGATGACTTCGCTGACCAGCTTGTCGCTGAAAGAGAACAGTTCGATCTCGGACGAATCGATTCCTGTCCTCAATTCGCTGACCAACTTGAAGAAGCTGACGCTGAACTTCACGCAGATCTACGACGACGGCGTCGAAAAGCTGAAGGAAGCCAATCCGAAGCTGGAAGTGAGCTTCTAA